The genomic stretch GAAAGTCACTACTACCACCGCGAAAAGTCACTATTGTCTCCAACATTCagagaaatgcatctccgaacgcaccttTTATACACACATTTTTAGCACTTCATAAATAAGACACCTATTTTGCTCAAAAACTTTGTCTGAAAATGGATCTCCGGATTCTAAAAATGTATCTCCGCAAAGTGTATGTTGATTCTGTATCAAATTATGCTGCAAGCACCACCTGAGTGAGTTTTTAGTAAGAAATCACACCACTACTAGTTCTTACAGATACAGGCAATCAGGACCTGCTTTCAAATGTCCCCATACTAAAATTTCCAAATTGTATACATTTGTCCTGCATCAATAATCATATACTGGAAAAGTTCAAGAAACCACAGCAACTCTTGCAGCACGATGTCGTAAACCATGAACTAGATGATGAAGATGTCATTTCCTATATAAACTAGGTCCAATCTTCTTTTAAGTTTTTTATTACAACTGAAAAATTTATAGCATACAACTTCATTAAATCCCTGATAACGAAGATTTGCAGATATTCCGAGAAATAATGCATAAACATTGTTGTTTTGAGTATTGGTGACAGGACACTTTACAGAGATACATTTTTGGaatccagagatgcatctctgaacatTTTCTTTAGACAAAATAGAGGGTGTCACACTTGCAACGCCTTTGTTAGTGTGATTTTAGGTGGATccagagatgtatctccggatACATCAATGACATTTTTGAGGTTTCAGAGGTGTGACTCGTACCTGTAAAGATGGAAAGAGTAACCCCCTAAACTTAAACTTGTCCACAACTTTCTCGCTCAATTCACTCAAACAGTTAGCATTTATCCAACTATGATGCATAGAAAACATACACcctcaaaaattaaattaaaaggataATCAGAATCATAAAATATTATGTAACTTACTTAGTTTGATGTTCTACAAATTTCGAATGCAAACTCTTTGCTTGCTGATGAATTAGCTGTTGTTAGGAAACATCATTTAAAGCATATTACAAACAAATTTGTAACGTATAATCATCATGATTCAAAATAAGAAGAGCGATGTTCATGCTTACCATAATTAATTCCATCAAAAAGAGATCATAtaacaaacaaaattaaaagcCTTTATAATATTTCATGTTTAAACTTGACCCAAAAAATTTTTTTCATGTTTAAAACCATATCCAGAACATCACATGTACAAAGTTTCAAAATCATAAGCAAGTGGAGGGTTTCCATTACCCAAGTCTAGAGATGGACACGGTGAAGTCGTTTCTGAAAAGGCTGGTGGGTTTCCATTACCCAAGTCTATAGATAGACACGGTGAAGTCGTTTCTGGAAAGGCTGGTAGGTTTCCATTACCCTTCTCTAGAGATGGATACGGGGAAGTCATTTCTGGAAAGGCTATTTGACGCAACCGATCTTTAATATATATCTTTGTATTGTAATCAGCACTGTCAAAACAAGCCTGCAGTAtgtcttaaaaaaattaataaaaattgaagTGAAGATTTGCTTGGCATATGTTCAGTTTTGGATTAACCGGGCTTACGCGAGCCTGAAATCACATGATTTTTTCACGTCTAAGCAAAAGCTCCGGTTATTAGCTTCTAGTAAATCACTTAAAAATCATAACTGGACATGCATTAGTATGTTCAAACACCAAACCAAACAAGCGCTTGGTCTAGACATGTTAAATACTAGTACACAATTATTAGTAAGCCAAACCTGAATTGCTTCCATCTCTTCCTTAATAGAGATTTCAGAATGATCTTCGTTGACGATACCATCAGCCATCTCTTCCTTAATAGAgatttctggatgatcttctttgATGAGACCATCAGCTTCTTCTTTTTTAGACTTTTTATATATGTGAATAGTATTATAAATACATTTGATAGTAGTCACATTGTCTGGCCTTCGTTTTTTTAAAGTCATAAGAATATCTTTTGGAAGAACCATGTCATCTATCATCTCATAAACAAGTTTCTTTTCTTCCACATTTAGCCGACTTGCAATAGGATGACCTTCTAAATTTTCGGCCATCTCATGATTGTGTTTTCCACACACTACATTAACTTTCCATACACCAGAGCTTAAAAAATAACCCCGCAATCTAAATGGACACTCACATTTTTTAGATTGTGTGTCTTGGTGTTTCAACTGCTTGTTGGATTTTCTGGATTTTTTATAAACACCTCCTCTTTCACATCCAAGTACAATTGTCTGTCTTCTTCTATCTGACCCATTATCGGACCTTGTAGTAACAATAACAAACCCTAACTTCATTGCTTCTCCTCGAACCCATTCCAACAAGCTATCTCGAGTGCTAAATTTTGTATCAGTAGTAAAAACACTAACAAAATCAATAGGCTCAACAAGTGGCTCAGCAGAGGGATCCTGCATACCTGAAATGTATCATGATCATTAAAACAAAGGTTGATACATTAAACACGAAGTTCATATTGGCTCATCGTAACATTTTTTTGGATTGGTCAATCTAGATAATACAATTAAAACCAATAATATgtaaaaaccaaaatcaaaatgtaaaaataacaataaaaatagatTCAGAGCTACATTAACTTTACTTTCAAACAAAAAATTGTGTAAATAGAGTTAACAAGCAATAGGAATGAGTAATGAAACACATTTCGTAAAATAAGATTTTTGTTTTGTGTGGTTTTAAGTGAACTAACTAAAAGTGCATAAACTAAAAATTAGGCCCAACAGTATTCTTGTTACAGCTACTTTCTTGTTACAGCTACAAAAGTTAATTACAACTTTACAAGTAATATGGCATCAACTTTCTAAAAGGCCCAACCAGAAGGTTTAGTAATGGACTACAATCAATTGATATACTTGGTTACATTCTCTATATTGAAATCCATACTAATAGAAGTTACACATCAGTTTGGATATTCATTTACCGACTCGAGACAAATTCACTTAAGAGAAAGACAAATTTTTTCCTCAATGCTCTTAATTTGCAAACAAAAACTTCATAAATGCAACAGCCAAAAAGCATGTAATAAAAacaacttaaataaaaataaa from Vicia villosa cultivar HV-30 ecotype Madison, WI linkage group LG4, Vvil1.0, whole genome shotgun sequence encodes the following:
- the LOC131596281 gene encoding uncharacterized protein LOC131596281, which produces MQDPSAEPLVEPIDFVSVFTTDTKFSTRDSLLEWVRGEAMKLGFVIVTTRSDNGSDRRRQTIVLGCERGGVYKKSRKSNKQLKHQDTQSKKCECPFRLRGYFLSSGVWKVNVVCGKHNHEMAENLEGHPIASRLNVEEKKLVYEMIDDMVLPKDILMTLKKRRPDNVTTIKCIYNTIHIYKKSKKEEADGLIKEDHPEISIKEEMADGIVNEDHSEISIKEEMEAIQACFDSADYNTKIYIKDRLRQIAFPEMTSPYPSLEKGNGNLPAFPETTSPCLSIDLGNGNPPAFSETTSPCPSLDLGNGNPPLAYDFETLYM